One window of the Anoplolepis gracilipes chromosome 9, ASM4749672v1, whole genome shotgun sequence genome contains the following:
- the LOC140669257 gene encoding uncharacterized protein: MRLWILLTTLLLVAIFASDVFAKQSNKDVEFKGHDKEKQEVNVKYNTKDKHQSNKRDKHDKEKKKEKSSSEQNVETLAKKYSESKNSDKSEQKSKNKQDKREKNIKVISEKENKNSENKLKYSKDKTKTETENKQDKPVKEQSKKSKKHFKTSQNSEIHEKLEKSSKEGKNKKKSKNIEKVENIKESANADVQNKKVKRSTKYSEDTQDVVDKKSKKTKHDKKKKQEIPRKESETTEEELVETDLSPEDYEQEKNVHKTKKEEQKPQKTSKESKKNKKKQETLQEKEETEEEVASPIEEEETVQKFGNLKEKESIEQSETESEENCPAQNKEKCTRLEL, translated from the exons ATGCg ATTGTGGATATTGTTGACAACGCTTTTATTGGTCGCAATATTTGCGTCTGACGTTTTTGCGAAACAATCAAACAAAGATGTGGAATTCAAAGGCCATGATAAGGAGAAACAAGAAGtcaatgtaaaatacaatacaaa agataaaCATCAATcgaataaaagagataaacatgataaagaaaaaaaaaaggaaaagagcaGCTCGGAACAAAATGTTGAAACTCTTGccaaaaaatattcagaatCAAAAAATTCTGATAAATCAGAGcaaaaatcaaagaataaaCAAGACAAacgtgagaaaaatattaaagtgataagtgagaaagaaaataaaaattcggaAAATAAACTGAAATACTCGAAAGATAAGACAAAAACGGAAACAGAAAATAAGCAAGATAAGCCCGTGAAGGAACAATCGAAAAAATCtaagaaacattttaaaacttcTCAGAATTCTGAAATTCACGAAAAATTGGAGAAAAGCTCGAAGGAAGGAAAAAACAAGAagaaatcgaaaaatattgagaaagtAGAAAACATTAAAGAAAGTGCAAATGCTGACGTTCAAAACAAGAAGGTAAAGCGTTCTACGAAATATTCTGAAGACACTCAGGAtgttgttgataaaaaaagcaagaaaacaaagcacgataaaaaaaagaaacaagaaatACCTAGAAAGGAATCCGAAACAACCGAGGAAGAATTAGTTGAAACTGATTTGTCACCTGAAGATTATGAGCAGGAAAAAAATGTGCATAAGACCAAGAAGGAGGAACAGAAGCCTCAGAAAACATCGAAGgaaagtaagaaaaataagaaaaagcaGGAAACATTgcaagaaaaagaggaaaccGAAGAGGAAGTAGCAAGTCCCatcgaagaagaagaaactgTGCAGAAATTtggaaatttaaaagagaagGAATCGATAGAACAAAGCGAGACAGAAAGCGAAGAAAATTGTCCAGctcaaaataaagaaaagtgtACAAGATTagagttataa